A DNA window from Pseudodesulfovibrio thermohalotolerans contains the following coding sequences:
- a CDS encoding CheR family methyltransferase, with translation MNNNSEPVPERLRKAMDKSMNLVRSEMGDTEFSRFSELIQTELGIKMPPTKKVLLQSRFQKRLRALGLSGYKEYCDYVFSPEGREQERTHLIDAVTTNTTHFFREPKHWEIMTRIVLPELWRRNVGKRGALRVWSAGCSSGEEPYTLGMVLHEWAEQRPGFDFAILATDISGKILAEAKRAVYPMDKVADVPMQYKKKYMLKSKDRLRVKMDANLRNKVSFQRLNFMEDFRLRDRQDIIFCRNVVIYFDRPTQEVLFNKFCSALQTGGYLFIGHSESLSGMNLPLRQVAPTVFRRL, from the coding sequence ATGAACAACAACTCGGAACCCGTCCCCGAAAGACTCAGGAAGGCCATGGACAAGTCCATGAACCTCGTGCGTTCGGAGATGGGCGACACGGAGTTCTCGCGGTTCAGCGAGCTTATCCAGACCGAACTCGGCATCAAGATGCCGCCCACCAAGAAGGTCCTGCTCCAATCCAGGTTCCAGAAACGGCTGCGCGCCCTGGGCTTGTCCGGCTACAAGGAATACTGCGACTACGTGTTCTCGCCGGAGGGCCGCGAGCAGGAGCGCACGCACCTCATCGACGCGGTCACGACCAACACGACCCACTTCTTCCGGGAGCCCAAGCACTGGGAGATCATGACCCGCATCGTCCTGCCGGAGCTGTGGAGACGGAACGTCGGGAAGCGCGGAGCCCTGCGCGTCTGGTCTGCGGGCTGCTCCAGCGGCGAGGAGCCGTACACCCTGGGCATGGTGCTCCACGAATGGGCGGAACAACGCCCCGGGTTCGACTTCGCCATCCTGGCCACGGACATCTCCGGGAAAATTCTTGCGGAGGCGAAGCGGGCCGTCTACCCCATGGACAAGGTCGCCGACGTCCCCATGCAGTACAAGAAAAAGTACATGCTCAAGTCCAAGGACCGGCTCCGGGTGAAGATGGACGCCAACCTGCGCAACAAGGTCTCTTTCCAGCGGCTCAACTTCATGGAGGATTTCCGGCTGCGCGACCGGCAGGACATCATCTTCTGCCGCAACGTGGTCATCTACTTCGACCGGCCCACCCAGGAAGTGCTCTTCAACAAGTTCTGCAGCGCTCTTCAGACCGGCGGCTATCTATTCATCGGCCACTCCGAAAGCCTGTCCGGCATGAACCTGCCCCTCAGGCAGGTCGCCCCCACTGTCTTCCGGCGGCTGTGA
- a CDS encoding substrate-binding periplasmic protein — protein sequence MNPFLKILPLPLLLLLAAGTGLAPRALAASPAKDSIVMFIAHADVPPYYIGSPDLPDRGILPDVLKAVTGPLGYALSFRRLPDKRGWDMLEHGGVNVYASAREWKDEPDKFLWTAPFMPNDDVLLYRAGSSLQYIGPETLHGATVACIKGFVYPALEPHFGPGGITRLDATSPDVMLELLRRGRADAAIVNLTEIRWMFHNREDIDPRQFRMDPTPIGTAPIRFVFPKDRGWEPVIEQFNLRLREMKADGSLKAVLDRYK from the coding sequence ATGAATCCGTTCCTGAAGATATTGCCGCTCCCCCTCCTCCTGCTGCTCGCGGCCGGTACGGGCCTAGCGCCACGCGCCCTCGCGGCTTCCCCGGCCAAGGACAGCATCGTCATGTTCATCGCGCACGCGGATGTGCCGCCCTACTATATCGGCAGCCCGGATCTGCCGGACAGGGGCATCCTGCCGGACGTGCTGAAGGCCGTGACCGGACCGCTGGGGTACGCCCTTTCCTTCAGGCGGCTGCCCGACAAGCGGGGCTGGGACATGCTCGAACACGGCGGGGTGAACGTGTACGCCTCGGCCAGGGAATGGAAAGACGAGCCGGACAAGTTCCTCTGGACCGCCCCGTTCATGCCCAACGACGACGTGCTCCTCTACCGCGCGGGAAGCTCGCTGCAATACATCGGCCCCGAGACCCTTCACGGCGCGACCGTGGCGTGTATCAAGGGGTTCGTCTACCCGGCCCTGGAACCGCACTTCGGGCCGGGCGGCATCACCCGGCTCGACGCCACCTCCCCCGACGTCATGCTGGAGCTCCTTCGGCGGGGCAGGGCGGACGCCGCCATTGTCAACCTTACGGAAATACGGTGGATGTTCCACAACCGGGAAGACATCGACCCCCGGCAGTTTCGCATGGACCCGACTCCGATCGGCACCGCCCCTATCCGTTTCGTGTTTCCGAAGGACCGGGGATGGGAACCCGTCATCGAACAATTCAACCTCCGTCTCAGGGAAATGAAGGCGGACGGCAGCCTCAAGGCCGTCCTCGACCGATACAAGTAG
- the rny gene encoding ribonuclease Y translates to MLAEIAMVGGGLIVGLGTGSILFKYITDKKISDSKGLAERIVEEARKESEALKKESRLQAQDEIFNQKKELEREFKDRESQLKNEEKRLHSKEERLDAKREKVADKEAQVVELEKQLIKQEKHLSEVEEDLVQKSDEHERKLQEISGLTVEEARESLLKEIESRTRHESAKMIRNIEMEAKENASKKAKEILSLALQRYAGDYAGEQTVTAVTLPSEDMKGRIIGREGRNIRALEAATGVDLIIDDTPETVVLSAFSPLKREVAKQALERLIHDGRIHPARIEEIVRKVEGEMDTKLKEIGEQATFDVGVHGIHPELINLLGRLHYRTSFSQNVLQHSMEVAFLCGVMAAELGLNEKEAKRAGLLHDIGKAVDHEVEGPHAIIGADLAKKHGESKEIIHSIAAHHEDTPPMTILANLVQAADSLSGARPGARKELLENYVKRLEELEGLATGFDGVQKAYAIQAGREIRVMVDSEKVGDENTYVLCKDIAEKIENNMTYPGQIRVTVIREKRAVGYAK, encoded by the coding sequence ATGTTAGCCGAAATCGCCATGGTCGGCGGTGGATTGATCGTCGGCCTCGGGACCGGGTCCATACTCTTCAAATACATTACCGACAAAAAGATTTCCGATTCAAAAGGACTTGCGGAACGCATCGTCGAGGAAGCCCGCAAGGAAAGTGAAGCCCTCAAAAAGGAATCGCGACTCCAGGCCCAGGACGAAATATTCAACCAGAAGAAAGAGCTGGAGCGGGAATTCAAGGACCGCGAAAGCCAGCTCAAGAACGAGGAAAAGCGTCTCCACTCCAAAGAGGAGCGGCTTGACGCCAAGCGGGAAAAGGTCGCCGACAAGGAGGCCCAGGTGGTTGAGCTGGAAAAGCAGCTCATCAAACAGGAAAAGCACCTGAGCGAAGTCGAGGAGGACCTGGTCCAGAAATCGGACGAGCACGAGCGCAAGCTTCAGGAGATTTCCGGCCTGACCGTTGAGGAGGCCCGCGAAAGCCTGCTCAAGGAAATCGAATCCCGCACTCGTCACGAATCCGCCAAAATGATTCGCAATATCGAAATGGAGGCCAAGGAAAACGCCTCCAAGAAGGCCAAGGAGATACTCTCCCTGGCCTTGCAGCGTTATGCGGGAGACTACGCGGGCGAGCAGACCGTCACCGCCGTCACCCTGCCCTCCGAGGACATGAAGGGCCGCATCATCGGCCGCGAGGGGCGCAACATCCGCGCGCTGGAAGCGGCCACCGGCGTGGACCTGATTATCGACGACACGCCCGAAACCGTGGTCCTGTCCGCCTTCAGTCCCCTGAAGCGCGAAGTGGCCAAGCAGGCGCTCGAACGACTCATTCACGACGGCCGCATCCACCCCGCCCGCATCGAGGAGATCGTCCGCAAGGTGGAAGGCGAAATGGACACCAAGCTCAAGGAGATCGGCGAGCAGGCCACCTTCGACGTGGGCGTCCACGGCATCCATCCCGAGCTCATCAACCTGCTGGGCAGGCTGCACTATCGCACCAGCTTCTCCCAGAACGTGCTCCAGCACTCCATGGAGGTCGCCTTCCTGTGCGGCGTCATGGCCGCCGAGCTTGGCCTCAACGAGAAGGAGGCCAAACGCGCCGGGCTGCTGCACGACATCGGCAAGGCCGTTGACCACGAGGTAGAAGGCCCCCACGCCATCATCGGCGCGGACCTGGCCAAAAAGCACGGCGAGTCCAAGGAGATCATCCACTCCATCGCCGCCCACCACGAGGACACGCCGCCCATGACCATCCTGGCGAACCTGGTCCAGGCCGCCGACTCCCTGTCCGGCGCCCGTCCCGGCGCGCGCAAGGAGCTGCTTGAGAACTACGTCAAGCGCCTCGAAGAACTCGAAGGGCTGGCCACCGGGTTCGACGGCGTGCAGAAGGCCTACGCCATCCAGGCGGGCCGCGAAATCCGCGTCATGGTCGATTCCGAAAAGGTCGGCGACGAGAACACCTATGTGCTCTGCAAGGACATCGCGGAGAAGATCGAGAACAACATGACGTATCCCGGCCAGATCCGGGTCACGGTCATCCGCGAGAAGCGGGCCGTGGGCTACGCCAAGTAA
- a CDS encoding OPT family oligopeptide transporter, which yields MYDDKELKEYRDLLKPPEKFEEGFDWKTVVGAVFIGFLMMPGSMYLQLVIGQGIGPAARWVTIILFAEIAKRSYTHLKEQEIFLLYYMAGAALASPFQGLLWNQYLVQSDAARMLGLTEFIPHWVAPAVGSGSYLERTFMHRDWLVPILLLIGAQLVQRIDHFGLGYSLYRITSDVEKLPFPMAPVGALGTMALAESTEDKKTGWKWRVFSIGGVIGLAFGFFYVLLPALSGLLFTEPIRLIPIPWIELTRHTEDVLPAVATGLQFDLGLVFIGMVLPFWAVIGGLLGLVVTIVANPILYAHGILHRWHPGMATVETVFANNFDFYMSFGIGLGLAIGAVGVYYVVKSFRSASGGLDFSALFNPPEGRGDINFWVSIGIYVFSTLCYIAFCLWLVPSFPWIFFVLYGFVYTPVISYISARMEGVAGQFIALPMVREFSFIAGAKFFGYHGLEIWYAPIPFHNYGEATVQFRQIELTGTSLRGIIKAEILVFPIVMVSSLLFSQFLWQLAPIPSPEYPFAQELWHLQALNTLLLQTSTLDGNSLFFEALSGPVVLSGLGLGLILYSVLNVLGLPVLLVYGVVRGLGQSTPHGMILEVVGALLGRFYFLKKYGARWRHYAPVLLAGFSCGMGLTGMFAMGCTLIMKSLGRLAY from the coding sequence ATGTACGACGACAAGGAACTGAAAGAATACCGGGACCTGCTCAAACCGCCCGAGAAATTCGAGGAGGGGTTCGACTGGAAGACCGTGGTGGGAGCCGTCTTCATCGGCTTCCTGATGATGCCCGGCTCCATGTACCTGCAACTGGTCATCGGCCAGGGCATCGGCCCGGCCGCCCGCTGGGTGACCATCATTCTCTTCGCCGAGATCGCCAAACGTTCCTACACCCACCTGAAGGAACAGGAAATATTCCTGCTCTACTACATGGCGGGCGCGGCGCTGGCTTCGCCGTTCCAGGGGCTTCTCTGGAACCAATACCTGGTCCAGTCCGATGCGGCGCGGATGCTCGGCCTGACCGAGTTCATCCCCCACTGGGTAGCGCCCGCCGTGGGCTCCGGCTCCTACCTGGAGCGAACCTTCATGCACCGCGACTGGCTCGTGCCCATCCTGCTGCTCATCGGCGCGCAACTGGTCCAGCGCATCGACCACTTCGGCCTGGGCTATTCCCTGTACCGCATCACCTCGGACGTGGAGAAACTGCCCTTCCCCATGGCCCCGGTGGGCGCGCTGGGCACCATGGCCCTGGCCGAATCCACCGAGGACAAGAAGACCGGCTGGAAGTGGCGGGTCTTCTCCATCGGCGGGGTCATCGGGCTTGCCTTCGGCTTCTTCTACGTGCTCCTGCCCGCCCTGTCCGGACTGCTCTTCACCGAGCCCATCCGGCTCATCCCCATTCCGTGGATCGAGCTGACCCGGCACACCGAGGACGTCCTGCCCGCCGTGGCCACGGGCTTGCAATTCGACCTGGGCCTGGTCTTCATCGGCATGGTCCTGCCCTTCTGGGCGGTCATCGGCGGACTGCTCGGGCTCGTCGTGACCATTGTGGCCAACCCGATCCTCTACGCCCACGGCATCCTGCACCGCTGGCATCCGGGCATGGCCACGGTGGAGACGGTCTTCGCCAACAACTTCGACTTCTACATGAGCTTCGGCATAGGACTGGGCCTGGCCATCGGCGCGGTGGGCGTCTACTACGTCGTCAAATCCTTCCGCAGCGCAAGCGGCGGCCTGGACTTCTCGGCCCTGTTCAACCCGCCCGAGGGGCGCGGCGACATCAACTTCTGGGTGTCCATAGGCATCTACGTCTTCTCCACCCTGTGCTACATCGCCTTCTGCCTCTGGCTGGTGCCGAGCTTCCCCTGGATATTCTTCGTCCTCTACGGCTTCGTGTACACCCCGGTGATATCCTACATCTCCGCGCGGATGGAGGGCGTGGCCGGACAGTTCATCGCCCTGCCCATGGTCCGCGAATTCTCGTTCATCGCCGGAGCCAAGTTCTTCGGCTACCATGGGCTTGAGATCTGGTACGCGCCCATCCCCTTTCACAACTACGGAGAGGCCACGGTCCAGTTCCGCCAGATCGAGCTGACCGGAACCAGCCTGCGCGGGATCATCAAGGCCGAAATCCTGGTTTTTCCCATCGTCATGGTTTCCTCCCTGCTCTTCTCGCAGTTCCTCTGGCAACTCGCTCCCATCCCTTCGCCGGAATACCCGTTCGCGCAGGAGCTGTGGCACCTTCAGGCCCTGAACACCCTGCTCCTGCAAACCTCCACACTTGACGGCAACTCCCTTTTCTTCGAGGCGCTGTCCGGCCCGGTGGTGCTGTCGGGACTGGGGCTCGGCCTGATCCTCTACTCGGTGCTCAACGTCCTTGGCCTGCCCGTGCTCCTGGTCTACGGCGTGGTCCGCGGCCTGGGCCAATCCACACCCCACGGCATGATCCTGGAGGTGGTCGGCGCGCTGCTGGGCCGCTTCTACTTCCTGAAAAAATACGGCGCGCGCTGGCGGCACTACGCCCCGGTCCTCCTGGCGGGCTTTTCCTGCGGCATGGGATTGACCGGCATGTTCGCCATGGGCTGCACCCTCATCATGAAGTCGCTCGGACGGCTGGCGTACTAA
- the zapA gene encoding cell division protein ZapA: MPRYTLTLMGLEISFKTDADNGRIEAAQAFIENKHKELVAGAGDISKEKLLTYLLLSLADDYLVAEDKLRRLEGKIGEILEKTSTDPNR; encoded by the coding sequence ATGCCTCGCTACACGCTGACCCTGATGGGACTCGAGATATCCTTCAAGACGGATGCGGACAATGGCCGCATCGAGGCCGCACAGGCGTTCATCGAGAACAAGCACAAGGAGCTTGTCGCCGGAGCCGGTGACATCAGCAAGGAAAAGCTGCTCACCTATCTGCTCCTGAGCCTTGCGGACGATTATCTGGTCGCCGAAGACAAACTGAGGCGGCTGGAAGGGAAGATCGGAGAGATTTTGGAAAAGACCTCAACGGATCCGAACCGATAG
- the glmU gene encoding bifunctional UDP-N-acetylglucosamine diphosphorylase/glucosamine-1-phosphate N-acetyltransferase GlmU, with protein MPENKTTALVLAAGKGTRMRSPKAKVLQTLLNEPMLFYVYEALAPIVKENILTVVGHDADNVAKAFPDMASRFVTQTEQLGTGHALQVAWEAVKDSGATHCLVINGDTPLVTVEALDRLMAAQGCCDLAFMTITPRDTASFGRVVRDAERRITAVVEAKDYDFSLHGPVTGEVNAGIYLLKIETIGPLLDLLENKNKSGEYYITDLIALAVDKGLAVDGVQAGNDISLMGINSPRELIVAESTLRSRIVDELIDKGVLIHNPGTVIVGPRVEVEPGAEIFGHCEIYGASKVAAGARLGSYNHITDAVFAPGCVIREFNHIEKAEVGEGATVGPYSRLRPGAVLKKDARTGNFVEMKKAVLGEGSKASHLTYLGDAEVGPGANIGAGTITCNYDGKNKFTTKIGAGAFIGSNTALVAPVTVGENALIGAGSTITKNVPDNQAGIARGKQVNLKRCLKKN; from the coding sequence ATGCCCGAAAACAAGACGACCGCCCTGGTGCTGGCCGCTGGCAAGGGAACGCGGATGCGCTCGCCCAAGGCCAAGGTCCTGCAAACCCTGCTTAACGAGCCCATGCTCTTCTACGTGTACGAGGCCCTTGCGCCCATCGTGAAGGAAAACATCCTGACCGTGGTCGGCCACGACGCCGACAACGTGGCCAAAGCCTTCCCGGACATGGCGAGCCGGTTCGTCACCCAGACGGAACAGCTCGGCACCGGCCACGCCCTGCAGGTGGCATGGGAAGCCGTGAAGGACTCCGGGGCGACCCACTGCCTGGTCATCAACGGCGACACCCCGCTGGTCACGGTGGAAGCGCTGGACCGGCTCATGGCCGCCCAGGGATGCTGCGATCTGGCCTTCATGACCATCACCCCCCGCGACACCGCCTCCTTCGGCAGGGTCGTCCGAGACGCCGAACGGCGAATCACGGCCGTGGTCGAGGCCAAGGATTACGATTTCTCCCTGCACGGCCCGGTCACCGGCGAGGTCAACGCGGGCATCTACCTGCTCAAGATCGAGACCATCGGTCCCCTGCTCGACCTGCTCGAAAACAAGAACAAATCCGGCGAATACTACATCACCGACCTGATCGCCCTGGCCGTGGACAAGGGGCTGGCCGTGGACGGCGTCCAGGCGGGCAACGACATTTCCCTCATGGGCATCAACTCCCCGCGCGAGCTGATTGTCGCCGAAAGCACCCTGCGCAGTCGCATCGTGGACGAACTCATCGACAAGGGCGTACTTATCCACAACCCCGGCACCGTGATCGTCGGTCCGAGGGTCGAAGTGGAGCCAGGAGCCGAAATATTCGGCCACTGCGAAATCTACGGGGCCTCCAAGGTCGCGGCGGGCGCGCGCCTCGGCTCCTACAACCACATCACCGACGCCGTCTTCGCCCCGGGCTGCGTGATCCGCGAATTCAACCACATCGAGAAAGCCGAAGTGGGCGAGGGCGCGACCGTTGGCCCCTACTCCCGGCTGCGGCCGGGCGCGGTGCTGAAAAAGGACGCGCGCACCGGCAACTTCGTGGAAATGAAGAAGGCCGTCCTGGGCGAAGGGTCCAAGGCCAGCCACCTGACCTACCTGGGCGACGCCGAGGTCGGCCCCGGCGCCAACATCGGCGCGGGGACCATCACCTGCAACTACGACGGCAAAAACAAATTCACGACCAAGATCGGCGCGGGAGCCTTCATCGGTTCCAATACGGCCCTTGTCGCGCCGGTGACCGTGGGCGAAAACGCCCTGATCGGAGCGGGTTCCACCATCACCAAGAACGTGCCGGACAATCAGGCCGGCATCGCCAGAGGCAAGCAGGTCAACCTGAAACGGTGCCTGAAGAAAAACTAG